The following are encoded in a window of Microvirga ossetica genomic DNA:
- a CDS encoding ABC transporter substrate-binding protein: protein MTLSVHGATDLAAMEPLIRDFQDLSPNVTVEYNEYLTNDLFSKATTECNATHGTMDLVLSSSVDHLVKLVNDGCAVSYRSPITLQLPPWTRWRDEVFGFTFEPAVIVYNRDLVPPEDVRRTRAELIDLLRTKPEKYNGKVGTYDISQTGVGYLFASYDAHGTTTFGRLLEAFGRAGLVASCCTTDLVSDLTSGRLAIGYNLIGSYAVGAVRRGAHLAIVIPRDYTVVLSRAVFIPQFSKNPVSAFRFLEYLLSERGQRKSREASFFFSFEGALPEEVDGPLWLASSGLLRPITIGPELLAVQDRAKRQRFLSEWRRSTHIEPENQ, encoded by the coding sequence ATGACCCTGTCGGTTCATGGTGCGACGGATCTTGCTGCCATGGAACCGTTGATCCGTGACTTCCAGGACCTGTCGCCGAACGTGACGGTCGAATACAACGAGTACCTGACCAATGATCTGTTCAGCAAGGCGACCACCGAGTGCAATGCAACGCACGGAACGATGGATCTGGTCCTCTCATCGTCTGTCGACCATTTGGTCAAACTCGTCAACGATGGCTGCGCTGTAAGCTATCGGTCCCCCATAACCCTTCAGCTGCCGCCTTGGACGAGATGGCGCGATGAAGTCTTCGGCTTCACGTTTGAACCGGCGGTCATCGTGTACAATCGTGACCTTGTCCCGCCTGAGGACGTACGGCGAACCAGAGCGGAACTCATCGATCTTCTCCGGACAAAGCCCGAGAAATACAATGGGAAGGTCGGCACCTACGATATCTCCCAAACCGGAGTCGGATATCTCTTTGCGTCCTATGACGCGCACGGCACGACCACCTTCGGGCGACTCCTTGAGGCGTTCGGGCGAGCAGGGCTGGTGGCAAGTTGTTGCACGACGGATCTCGTGTCCGACCTGACTTCCGGGCGTCTTGCCATTGGCTATAACCTGATCGGATCCTATGCCGTGGGTGCCGTAAGGCGCGGTGCCCACTTGGCCATCGTCATTCCGCGCGACTACACGGTTGTCCTCAGTCGTGCAGTGTTCATCCCCCAGTTCTCAAAAAATCCGGTGAGCGCCTTCCGGTTTTTGGAGTACCTGCTCTCGGAAAGAGGCCAGAGGAAGAGCCGCGAGGCCTCATTCTTCTTCAGTTTTGAGGGAGCTCTTCCGGAGGAGGTCGACGGTCCGCTCTGGCTTGCCTCATCAGGGCTTCTGCGGCCGATCACCATTGGGCCTGAATTGCTGGCCGTTCAGGATCGCGCCAAGCGCCAGCGGTTCCTGAGCGAATGGCGCCGTTCCACTCACATCGAGCCCGAGAATCAATAG
- a CDS encoding acyl-CoA thioesterase, with protein sequence MPSDTNPAGDIFGGWLMAQMDLAAGNAAARRARGRCATVAVDGMAFHSPVHVGDEVSVYADLMSVGRTSMTFKVEAWRRSRDGDEQIKVTEAVFIFVAIDSGSRPRPIPPS encoded by the coding sequence ATGCCCTCCGACACGAACCCGGCGGGCGACATCTTCGGGGGCTGGCTGATGGCGCAGATGGATCTTGCCGCCGGCAATGCAGCCGCGCGACGGGCGCGCGGCCGCTGCGCCACCGTCGCAGTCGACGGCATGGCCTTCCACAGTCCGGTACATGTCGGTGACGAGGTCTCCGTATATGCGGATCTGATGTCCGTCGGCCGCACGTCGATGACGTTCAAGGTTGAGGCGTGGCGCCGCTCGCGCGACGGTGATGAACAGATCAAGGTCACGGAGGCAGTTTTTATCTTCGTGGCAATCGACAGCGGCTCCCGCCCGCGCCCGATCCCACCCAGCTAA
- a CDS encoding ATP citrate lyase citrate-binding domain-containing protein, translating into MQITGMLHGAKLLQFAGFPTSEVLGPDASEEEIRALIDRHGSVFIKPVFKGGVGKKGKAGLLGRASDLKTALKEKERLYFVEHRVGPTAAKANGVTFEGAVPAEHEVYFSIADSTRFRAPTMTLTHHGGMDIEEIDKSLVAQIPFDALTGLKAFVVANALSELNALKPIISPLVQQLPKLWELYHNFGMTTLELNPIRMRPDRNGRLTPVACDFKCGFDRDDPRWERLNLPNHLFATDYSDFELEINQLRTYQGQSDVYVINPQGTILAPTFGGGANSLVTQMLGDDAIISSDFGGNPPYEKMKKVAQICFKHWLKQSNVLFIIGGKSNNTDIFETFRAMADALREHFGQHGPSPLYVVAGRGGPNLVRGMGVLRDTIEALGLPYRLFGFDSDMSEVINYARAADAWMKAGGRDEVAAKLRIPLATAA; encoded by the coding sequence ATGCAGATCACAGGCATGCTCCACGGAGCCAAGCTGCTTCAGTTCGCCGGGTTCCCGACCTCGGAGGTCCTCGGCCCCGATGCCAGCGAGGAAGAGATCCGAGCGCTCATTGACCGCCATGGCAGCGTGTTCATCAAGCCGGTGTTCAAGGGCGGGGTTGGCAAGAAGGGCAAGGCCGGGCTGCTCGGTCGGGCCTCCGACCTGAAGACGGCGCTCAAGGAGAAGGAGCGGCTCTATTTCGTCGAGCATCGGGTCGGCCCGACCGCGGCCAAGGCCAACGGGGTCACCTTCGAGGGAGCAGTCCCGGCCGAGCACGAGGTCTACTTCTCGATTGCCGACTCGACCCGCTTTCGCGCTCCCACCATGACCCTGACCCACCATGGCGGCATGGACATCGAGGAGATCGACAAAAGCCTCGTGGCCCAGATCCCCTTTGATGCGCTGACCGGCCTCAAGGCCTTCGTGGTCGCCAACGCCCTGTCGGAGCTCAACGCCCTCAAGCCGATCATCTCGCCCCTCGTCCAGCAGTTGCCCAAGCTGTGGGAGCTCTACCACAACTTCGGCATGACCACGCTGGAGCTCAACCCGATCCGCATGCGGCCGGACCGGAACGGGCGCCTGACCCCGGTGGCGTGTGACTTCAAGTGCGGCTTCGACCGCGACGATCCGCGCTGGGAGCGGCTCAACCTTCCCAACCACCTGTTTGCCACCGACTACTCGGACTTCGAGCTCGAGATCAACCAGCTCCGCACCTACCAGGGCCAGAGTGACGTCTACGTCATCAACCCGCAGGGCACCATCCTGGCGCCCACCTTCGGTGGCGGCGCCAACTCTCTCGTCACCCAGATGCTGGGCGACGATGCAATCATCTCGTCGGACTTCGGGGGCAACCCTCCGTATGAGAAGATGAAGAAAGTCGCACAGATCTGCTTCAAGCACTGGCTCAAGCAGTCGAACGTCCTGTTCATCATCGGCGGCAAGTCCAACAACACCGACATCTTCGAGACCTTCCGGGCGATGGCCGATGCCCTGCGGGAGCATTTCGGCCAGCATGGCCCCTCGCCGCTCTACGTCGTGGCCGGCCGCGGCGGGCCGAATCTGGTGCGTGGCATGGGTGTCTTGCGCGACACAATCGAGGCTCTCGGCCTGCCGTATCGCCTCTTCGGCTTCGACTCCGACATGAGCGAGGTCATCAACTACGCCCGTGCCGCAGATGCCTGGATGAAGGCTGGCGGACGTGACGAGGTCGCGGCGAAGCTCCGCATTCCTTTGGCGACCGCAGCCTGA
- a CDS encoding DUF1476 domain-containing protein: MNVTGTKTFNQSSSPWCLDNDTRDSVIARRNVLAGLWAGRLLGLSNADLSSYATDVHRADFEMDGDGDIVGKITRDLSLHGLSCSERQVRDKLRAYHREAFRQVAVTD; encoded by the coding sequence ATGAATGTGACAGGCACAAAGACGTTCAATCAGAGTTCGTCACCCTGGTGTCTCGATAACGACACCCGTGACAGCGTGATCGCGCGTCGAAATGTGCTCGCGGGCCTGTGGGCCGGCCGCCTCCTTGGTTTGTCGAACGCCGATCTTTCGTCCTATGCTACCGACGTTCACCGGGCCGACTTCGAAATGGACGGCGATGGTGACATCGTCGGGAAGATCACTCGCGATCTTTCGCTTCACGGCTTGTCATGTTCCGAGCGGCAGGTCCGGGACAAACTCCGCGCCTATCACCGTGAAGCGTTTCGTCAGGTAGCAGTTACCGATTGA
- a CDS encoding response regulator transcription factor — translation MRILLVEDTVDVGEAIVARFERIGHTVDWEKDGSVADEVLEVQAYDLLILDVNLPALDGFSILKRLRQRKSKTPVLILTARSQVDDRVDALDLGADDYLVKPFDSRELEARARALLRRSVGESTNQLVCGQVTIDRGTRAVAVNGTPIDLTRRELTLLEILATRPGRIFGKDELVDQLFGFDDEPSPNAVEQYVARLRKKLAGSGAEIRTLRGLGYQIVCQ, via the coding sequence ATGCGGATCCTGCTCGTCGAGGACACCGTGGACGTTGGAGAGGCGATCGTTGCCCGGTTCGAGCGGATCGGCCACACGGTCGACTGGGAGAAGGATGGAAGCGTGGCGGACGAGGTGTTGGAGGTTCAGGCCTACGATCTCCTGATCCTCGACGTGAACTTGCCGGCGCTCGACGGCTTCTCGATCCTCAAACGGCTCAGGCAGCGCAAATCAAAGACCCCGGTCCTCATCCTCACGGCGCGATCACAGGTCGACGACCGTGTCGATGCTCTCGATCTTGGTGCGGACGATTATCTGGTGAAGCCGTTCGATTCCCGTGAGCTGGAGGCCCGGGCCCGGGCGCTTCTTCGGCGCAGTGTCGGGGAATCCACCAACCAGCTGGTCTGCGGACAGGTGACCATTGATCGGGGCACAAGAGCTGTCGCGGTCAATGGGACCCCGATCGATCTGACCCGGCGGGAACTGACGCTGCTCGAGATCCTGGCGACACGACCAGGCCGGATCTTTGGCAAGGACGAGCTTGTCGACCAGCTGTTCGGGTTTGACGACGAGCCCAGTCCGAATGCCGTGGAACAGTATGTCGCCCGCCTGAGAAAGAAGCTGGCCGGGTCCGGCGCGGAAATCCGGACGCTGCGGGGGCTTGGCTATCAGATCGTGTGCCAATGA
- a CDS encoding sensor histidine kinase, with amino-acid sequence MIRPGRSLYSRIILIIAVVFAAGSVALGTAAWFYARIAADDAYDRLLVGAALQIAESIYAQEGAISVDPPVSAFETLSLSVNDRIFYKVVDPRGEVLTGYDDLAPAGSFADAREPLISDGEYRGFPVRVAVVGRLVSDPVAPGWTHVIVAQTREARASLTRDLTLKALLLVFAMTSLAFMGVLFAVRRALEPLTRVERELRSRDPKDLTPLDLEIPREIQTLVFTINRFMDRLSGRIALMQRFIADAAHQIRTPLAGLASQVDLLTEETRPERREQQLNRVRERTAELGRLTNQLLNHAMIIHRAEIAEFDTIDLAVLARQMLINAVPLSLDRDVDISFKEPPDPVLMRGDAVSLREALSNLIHNALKHGAETRLEVRVFAEDDAAIVEVVDDGPGIPVSEWQQVREPFHTKSATGSGLGLSIAGDVVRAHGGELRFRERSEDGFAVILHFRRLRDAPKPPDSGDAL; translated from the coding sequence ATGATCAGGCCGGGTCGCTCCCTCTACTCACGCATTATTCTGATCATCGCTGTCGTCTTCGCTGCAGGGTCCGTCGCGCTGGGAACGGCAGCGTGGTTCTACGCTCGCATTGCCGCCGATGATGCCTATGACCGTCTCCTGGTGGGAGCCGCCCTCCAGATCGCAGAGAGCATCTATGCCCAAGAAGGGGCGATATCTGTCGATCCTCCGGTCTCGGCCTTCGAGACCCTCTCCCTCTCGGTCAACGACCGCATCTTCTACAAGGTTGTCGACCCACGTGGGGAGGTTCTCACGGGATACGATGATCTGGCCCCGGCCGGGTCCTTTGCCGACGCGCGCGAACCCCTGATCTCTGATGGCGAATACCGCGGCTTTCCGGTGCGTGTCGCCGTCGTCGGCCGGCTCGTCTCAGATCCAGTGGCGCCCGGCTGGACCCACGTTATCGTGGCTCAAACGCGTGAGGCTCGTGCCAGCCTCACGCGAGACCTGACGCTCAAGGCTCTGCTGTTGGTGTTCGCCATGACCAGCTTGGCCTTCATGGGCGTCCTGTTCGCTGTTCGACGAGCCCTGGAGCCCTTGACCCGCGTGGAGCGGGAGCTGCGATCGCGCGACCCCAAGGATCTGACCCCGCTCGATCTTGAGATCCCCCGCGAGATCCAAACGCTCGTGTTCACGATCAACCGCTTTATGGATCGGCTCTCCGGCCGGATTGCTCTGATGCAGCGGTTCATTGCGGACGCGGCGCACCAGATTCGAACCCCTCTGGCGGGACTGGCGTCGCAAGTGGATCTCCTCACCGAAGAGACCCGGCCTGAGCGCCGCGAACAGCAACTCAACAGAGTCAGGGAGCGAACCGCCGAACTCGGCCGCCTGACAAACCAGCTGCTGAACCATGCCATGATCATCCACCGGGCCGAGATCGCAGAATTTGATACCATCGATCTCGCTGTCCTCGCGCGGCAAATGCTGATCAATGCGGTTCCCCTGTCGCTCGATCGTGACGTGGACATCTCCTTCAAGGAGCCACCTGACCCCGTTCTCATGCGAGGAGATGCCGTCAGCCTGCGCGAAGCCCTGTCGAACCTGATCCACAATGCGCTCAAGCACGGGGCGGAGACACGCCTGGAGGTTCGCGTTTTTGCGGAGGACGACGCCGCCATCGTCGAAGTGGTCGATGACGGGCCAGGGATCCCAGTATCCGAATGGCAGCAGGTCCGGGAACCCTTCCATACAAAGAGCGCCACCGGCTCCGGCTTGGGCTTGTCCATCGCAGGAGACGTCGTTCGTGCGCATGGGGGTGAACTTCGGTTTCGCGAGCGCTCGGAGGATGGATTTGCAGTCATCCTGCACTTCAGGAGACTGCGTGATGCTCCGAAGCCGCCCGACAGCGGAGATGCACTTTGA
- a CDS encoding tripartite tricarboxylate transporter TctB family protein produces MSSIQRRTRLDVAGLVIAGGLLLLSALVWWDMTKLQLLSPYDVGPKAMPVIVSAGLALLAIGNGISAVRGDLPARDSLDWRPIILILGGLVALITLIAIGGGFMIGTAILFATTSAAFGRKAFLIDLLIGAVLAVIIYLLFAKLLTLSLPAGPLERLF; encoded by the coding sequence ATGTCCAGTATACAACGCCGCACGCGCCTGGACGTCGCCGGACTCGTGATTGCCGGCGGGCTGTTGCTGCTATCGGCTCTGGTCTGGTGGGACATGACCAAGCTTCAGCTTCTGTCCCCCTACGATGTCGGCCCAAAGGCCATGCCGGTGATTGTTTCAGCCGGCCTTGCCCTGCTGGCCATAGGGAATGGGATCAGCGCCGTCCGGGGCGACCTGCCGGCCCGCGACAGCCTCGACTGGAGGCCGATCATCCTGATCCTCGGCGGGCTCGTGGCCCTGATCACTCTCATCGCGATTGGCGGCGGCTTCATGATCGGCACTGCCATCCTGTTCGCCACGACGTCTGCGGCGTTCGGACGAAAGGCCTTCCTGATAGATCTGCTGATCGGGGCTGTGCTCGCCGTCATCATCTACCTGCTCTTCGCCAAGCTCCTGACCCTGTCGCTCCCGGCAGGGCCGCTCGAGCGGCTTTTCTGA
- a CDS encoding Bug family tripartite tricarboxylate transporter substrate binding protein: MIHFRPRLSRALIVAATALFATSAFAQSELKLMAPAAPGGGWDQTARSMQQVLMQSGIAKSVQVTNVPGAGGSIGIAQLVNNSKGDGHQLMVNGFVMMGALLTNKSPVTLEQVTPIARLTAEAEAIVVPPGSPIKSVQDLVAAIKADPSKVTWAGGSAGGVDHIAAGLFAKAAGADPTKINYIPFSGGGEALAAILGGKVTAGISGLGEFESQIKAGKLRLIAVTAPTQREGMATPTLKDQGVDLEITNWRSVVAPPGISPEQRKTLTETIGKLVTSPAWQEVLKQKGWDDAYLSGDEFAAFLKAENARVHEVLTSIGLVKP; the protein is encoded by the coding sequence ATGATCCACTTTCGCCCACGCCTGTCACGGGCATTGATTGTCGCTGCAACGGCCCTATTCGCTACCTCCGCCTTTGCTCAATCCGAACTGAAACTTATGGCGCCAGCGGCGCCGGGCGGCGGCTGGGACCAGACGGCCCGCTCGATGCAGCAGGTCCTGATGCAGTCTGGCATCGCCAAGAGCGTGCAGGTCACCAACGTGCCGGGTGCCGGCGGCTCGATCGGCATCGCCCAACTTGTCAACAACTCCAAGGGCGACGGCCACCAGCTCATGGTCAACGGGTTCGTCATGATGGGCGCGCTCCTGACCAACAAATCGCCGGTCACCTTAGAGCAGGTGACGCCAATTGCCCGCCTCACCGCTGAGGCCGAAGCCATCGTCGTTCCGCCAGGCTCGCCAATCAAGTCGGTCCAAGACCTCGTGGCCGCCATCAAAGCCGACCCGTCGAAGGTCACCTGGGCCGGCGGCTCGGCTGGCGGTGTCGATCACATCGCCGCAGGTCTTTTCGCCAAGGCCGCAGGGGCCGACCCGACCAAGATCAACTACATCCCGTTCTCTGGCGGCGGCGAAGCCCTCGCAGCAATCCTCGGTGGCAAGGTCACCGCCGGCATTTCGGGACTCGGCGAATTCGAAAGCCAGATCAAGGCTGGTAAGCTGCGCCTGATCGCGGTTACCGCGCCGACCCAGCGCGAGGGCATGGCAACGCCCACCCTGAAGGACCAGGGGGTTGATCTCGAGATCACCAACTGGCGTTCCGTCGTGGCTCCTCCTGGCATCAGCCCAGAGCAGCGCAAGACCCTGACTGAGACCATCGGTAAGCTGGTGACGTCTCCCGCTTGGCAGGAAGTCCTCAAGCAGAAGGGTTGGGACGATGCCTATCTCTCAGGCGATGAGTTCGCAGCCTTTCTGAAAGCGGAGAATGCTCGGGTTCATGAGGTTCTCACCTCCATCGGCCTTGTGAAGCCCTGA
- a CDS encoding tripartite tricarboxylate transporter permease translates to MEAFVSLANGLSVAIQPMNLLFALIGVLLGTAVGVLPGIGPALTVALLLPITFKLDPAGSIIMFAGIYYGGMYGGSTTAILINTPGESASMATALEGNLMAKAGRGGPALATAAIGSFVAGTFATLGLALLAPYLVDIAVSFGPEDYFALMCVAFVTVSATFGDSPVRGLTSLFIGLLLGLVGIDILSGQSRLSFGVPELYDNIEVTTLAVGLFAVGEALYVASRRHVHEEKLEAVRGSLWMTKEDWKRSWKPWLRGTAFGFPIGALPAGGAEIPTFLSYATEKRLTKHPEEFGKGAIEGVAGPEAANNASAAGTLVPLLTLGLPTSATAAMMLAGFQQYGLNPGPLLFAEKPDLVWGLIASLFIANVMLLVLNLPLVGLWVKLLAIPQPWLYAGILVFATMGTIAANPSPVELVMLTIFGVLGFLMRRFDFPIAPVVVGLILGPVAESQLRRALSISLGDPMVLLQSPISATLLVIALIALVAPFALKSLGRFKAVED, encoded by the coding sequence ATGGAAGCCTTCGTCTCTCTCGCCAACGGCCTGTCCGTCGCGATCCAGCCGATGAACCTGCTCTTCGCCCTCATCGGCGTCCTGCTCGGCACCGCCGTCGGCGTTCTGCCCGGCATCGGCCCGGCCCTGACCGTGGCCCTGCTCCTGCCGATCACCTTCAAGCTCGATCCGGCAGGCTCGATCATCATGTTCGCCGGCATCTATTACGGCGGCATGTATGGCGGCTCGACCACTGCGATCCTGATCAACACCCCTGGAGAGAGCGCCTCCATGGCGACGGCGCTCGAAGGCAACCTGATGGCCAAGGCCGGCCGCGGCGGCCCGGCGCTGGCCACGGCGGCCATCGGCTCCTTCGTGGCGGGTACTTTCGCGACGCTGGGCCTAGCGCTGCTCGCCCCCTATCTCGTCGACATCGCCGTGAGCTTTGGCCCCGAGGACTACTTCGCCCTCATGTGCGTGGCCTTCGTCACCGTCTCGGCCACCTTCGGCGATTCCCCCGTGCGCGGCCTCACCAGCCTGTTCATTGGATTGCTGCTGGGCCTTGTGGGTATCGACATCCTCTCGGGCCAGTCGCGCCTGAGCTTCGGCGTGCCGGAGCTCTACGACAACATCGAGGTGACGACGCTCGCCGTCGGTCTCTTCGCGGTCGGCGAAGCGCTCTACGTCGCCTCGCGCCGGCACGTGCACGAGGAGAAGTTGGAGGCCGTCCGCGGCTCTCTCTGGATGACCAAGGAGGACTGGAAGCGCTCGTGGAAGCCGTGGCTGCGCGGAACGGCCTTCGGGTTCCCCATCGGCGCGCTTCCCGCCGGCGGCGCGGAGATCCCGACCTTCCTGTCCTACGCGACCGAGAAGCGGCTGACCAAGCATCCCGAGGAATTCGGCAAGGGCGCCATCGAGGGCGTGGCCGGTCCGGAAGCTGCCAACAATGCGTCCGCCGCCGGCACCCTCGTGCCGCTGCTGACGCTTGGCCTCCCGACCTCCGCCACCGCCGCCATGATGCTGGCCGGCTTCCAGCAATACGGTCTCAATCCCGGACCGCTACTGTTTGCCGAAAAGCCGGACCTGGTGTGGGGCCTGATCGCCAGCCTGTTCATCGCCAATGTCATGCTGCTGGTGCTGAACCTGCCGCTCGTCGGTCTGTGGGTGAAGCTGCTCGCGATCCCGCAGCCCTGGCTCTATGCCGGCATCCTGGTCTTCGCCACCATGGGCACCATCGCGGCCAACCCGTCGCCGGTCGAACTCGTCATGCTGACGATCTTCGGCGTGCTCGGCTTCCTGATGCGGCGGTTTGACTTCCCCATCGCCCCGGTGGTCGTGGGCCTCATTCTGGGACCTGTCGCCGAGAGCCAGCTGCGTCGCGCCCTCTCGATCAGCCTCGGCGATCCGATGGTGCTTCTCCAGAGCCCGATCTCGGCGACGCTCCTCGTCATCGCGCTGATCGCCCTCGTCGCACCTTTCGCCCTCAAAAGTCTCGGACGCTTCAAAGCCGTCGAGGACTGA
- a CDS encoding acetyl-CoA C-acetyltransferase, protein MTNIVIVGATRTAVGSFNGAFANTPAHELGAIAVKAALERAKVDGAEVDEVILGQILTAGQGQNPARQAAIAAGVPQEKTAWALNQLCGSGLRTVAIGLQQIANGDANIIVAGGQESMSLAPHAAHMRSGTKMGDFKLVDTMLKDGLMDAFNGYHMGTTAENVAQRWQLTREEQDQFATASQNKAEAAQKEGRFKDEITPVTISSRKGDIVVDQDEYIRAGTTVESLAKLRPAFSKDGTVTAGNASGINDGAAALVLMTEAEAQKRGLTPLARIASWATAGVDPAIMGTGPIPSSRKALEKAGWKVSDLDLVEANEAFAAQALAVNKDMGWDPSIVNVNGGAIAIGHPIGASGARVLVTLLHEMGRRNAKKGLATLCIGGGMGVAMCLER, encoded by the coding sequence ATGACTAACATCGTCATCGTCGGAGCGACGCGCACGGCCGTCGGCTCGTTCAACGGGGCCTTCGCCAACACCCCGGCCCACGAGCTCGGCGCCATCGCCGTCAAGGCGGCCCTCGAGCGGGCGAAGGTCGACGGCGCGGAAGTGGACGAGGTCATCCTCGGCCAGATCCTGACCGCAGGCCAGGGCCAGAACCCGGCCCGCCAAGCCGCCATCGCCGCGGGCGTGCCGCAGGAAAAGACCGCCTGGGCGCTCAACCAGCTCTGCGGCTCGGGCCTGCGTACGGTGGCCATCGGCCTGCAGCAGATCGCCAATGGCGATGCGAACATCATCGTCGCCGGCGGCCAGGAATCCATGTCGCTCGCCCCCCACGCCGCCCATATGCGCTCCGGCACCAAGATGGGCGACTTCAAGCTCGTCGACACCATGCTGAAGGACGGCCTGATGGACGCCTTCAACGGCTATCACATGGGCACCACCGCCGAGAACGTGGCCCAGCGCTGGCAGCTCACCCGCGAGGAGCAGGACCAGTTCGCGACCGCCTCCCAGAACAAGGCCGAGGCGGCCCAGAAGGAAGGCCGCTTCAAGGACGAGATCACGCCCGTCACGATTTCCAGCCGCAAGGGCGACATCGTGGTGGACCAGGACGAGTATATCCGCGCCGGCACCACCGTCGAATCCCTGGCGAAGCTCAGGCCCGCCTTCTCGAAGGACGGCACGGTCACGGCCGGCAATGCGTCCGGCATCAACGACGGCGCGGCAGCCCTCGTGCTGATGACCGAGGCCGAGGCCCAGAAGCGCGGCCTGACCCCGCTCGCCCGCATCGCCTCCTGGGCGACGGCCGGCGTCGATCCGGCGATCATGGGCACGGGCCCGATCCCGTCCTCCCGCAAGGCGCTGGAGAAGGCCGGCTGGAAGGTCTCCGACCTCGATCTCGTCGAAGCCAACGAGGCCTTCGCGGCCCAGGCGCTCGCGGTCAACAAGGACATGGGCTGGGATCCGTCGATCGTGAACGTGAACGGCGGCGCCATCGCCATCGGCCACCCGATCGGCGCCTCGGGCGCCCGCGTGCTCGTGACCCTGCTGCACGAGATGGGCCGGCGCAACGCCAAGAAGGGCCTCGCTACCCTGTGCATCGGCGGCGGCATGGGCGTCGCCATGTGCCTGGAGCGCTAA